A genomic segment from Vagococcus zengguangii encodes:
- a CDS encoding pyruvate, water dikinase regulatory protein encodes MSIEKQFIYILSDSAGETASNLANAVIAQYEQVEFNVIKNIFITDLHDLSEILNNAKKQNAMIIHTLITDEFTQYVNDFCRQKQLFCLDILSPLVNEIEQRTAIHPTKLVGAAHTLNKEYFKRMDAMEFAVTYDDGKDPKGFLEADIVLLGVSRTSKTPLSLFLANKNLKVANLPIMPQATLPKEIWQVDPKKIVGLTNDPSILNKIRQKRMIAYGLDPNTAYSDIENINQELAYAQKLYDMIGCIVINVANRSIEETSSMILHLLEIDECGYFGE; translated from the coding sequence ATGTCTATCGAAAAACAATTTATTTACATTTTATCAGACAGTGCGGGCGAAACAGCCTCAAATTTAGCCAATGCCGTGATTGCCCAATATGAACAAGTAGAGTTCAATGTTATAAAAAACATTTTTATCACGGACTTACATGATTTATCAGAGATTTTAAATAACGCAAAAAAACAAAATGCAATGATTATCCACACTTTAATTACAGATGAATTCACGCAATATGTTAATGACTTTTGTCGACAAAAACAACTATTTTGTTTGGACATCTTGTCGCCACTGGTTAATGAAATTGAACAACGTACAGCGATTCATCCAACCAAATTAGTCGGAGCAGCGCATACCTTAAACAAAGAATATTTCAAGCGCATGGACGCAATGGAGTTTGCCGTTACCTATGATGATGGCAAAGACCCAAAAGGCTTTTTAGAAGCTGATATCGTCTTATTAGGCGTTTCTCGCACGTCTAAAACACCGCTTAGCTTATTCTTAGCCAATAAAAATCTAAAAGTTGCAAACTTACCAATCATGCCACAAGCTACCTTACCAAAAGAAATCTGGCAAGTTGATCCGAAAAAAATTGTTGGTTTAACCAACGACCCAAGTATTCTAAACAAAATTCGTCAAAAGCGCATGATTGCTTATGGACTTGACCCAAATACGGCTTACTCCGATATTGAAAACATCAACCAAGAATTAGCCTATGCTCAAAAATTGTACGATATGATTGGCTGTATCGTGATTAATGTCGCGAACCGTTCAATCGAAGAAACCTCTTCTATGATTCTACACTTATTAGAAATTGACGAATGTGGTTATTTTGGAGAATAA
- a CDS encoding Fur family transcriptional regulator, with product MKEKKIEKALAIMKKAGFKYTERRQAMLVFLESQDKYLSAKDVYEFMNDGYEGISYDTIYRNLKDFTELHILEETEFEGEKRFRFHCNPDGHLHHHHHFICTSCGATQSIDMCPMNFFKEQLVGAEIQGHRFEIFGKCAECANKLQDIQE from the coding sequence ATGAAAGAAAAAAAGATTGAAAAAGCATTGGCTATTATGAAAAAAGCCGGATTCAAGTATACCGAACGTCGCCAGGCCATGTTAGTTTTTTTAGAATCCCAAGATAAATATTTATCTGCTAAAGATGTCTATGAATTCATGAACGACGGCTATGAAGGCATTAGCTATGATACCATTTATCGTAATTTAAAAGATTTTACCGAACTACACATTTTAGAAGAAACCGAATTTGAAGGGGAGAAACGTTTCAGATTCCATTGTAATCCAGATGGTCATTTGCATCATCATCATCATTTTATTTGTACAAGTTGTGGGGCGACTCAGTCAATTGATATGTGTCCAATGAACTTCTTTAAAGAACAATTAGTCGGTGCGGAAATTCAGGGTCATCGCTTCGAAATTTTTGGTAAATGTGCGGAATGTGCGAATAAATTACAAGATATTCAAGAATAA
- the rpsU gene encoding 30S ribosomal protein S21, with the protein MSKTVVKKNESLDDALRRFKRSVSKTGTLQEYRKREFYEKPSVKRKKKSEAARKRKKF; encoded by the coding sequence ATGTCAAAAACAGTAGTTAAGAAAAATGAAAGCCTTGATGATGCTCTTCGTCGCTTCAAACGTTCCGTTTCTAAAACAGGTACTTTGCAAGAATACCGTAAACGCGAATTTTACGAAAAACCAAGTGTTAAACGTAAGAAAAAATCTGAAGCAGCTAGAAAACGTAAGAAGTTTTAA
- a CDS encoding GatB/YqeY domain-containing protein, with protein MSLLDTLNQDIKVAMKAKDRDKLTTLRMIKSSLQNEQIKEGRELTADEELTVLAREAKQRRDSIEEFSQANRQDLVDKVTGELKIVEAYLPQQLTEEEIRDIVLEAINATGATSKADFGKVMGAVMPKVKGKADGNLINSTVKALLN; from the coding sequence ATGTCTCTATTAGACACTTTAAATCAAGATATTAAAGTAGCAATGAAAGCGAAAGATCGCGATAAATTGACTACTCTAAGAATGATTAAGTCATCATTACAAAACGAACAAATCAAAGAAGGTCGCGAATTGACCGCTGATGAAGAGTTAACCGTGTTAGCTCGTGAAGCGAAACAACGTCGTGATTCGATTGAAGAGTTCAGCCAAGCAAATCGTCAAGATTTGGTTGATAAAGTAACCGGTGAACTTAAAATAGTTGAAGCTTATTTACCTCAACAATTAACTGAGGAAGAGATTCGTGACATTGTTTTAGAAGCGATTAACGCAACCGGAGCAACTTCAAAAGCGGATTTTGGAAAAGTTATGGGGGCAGTGATGCCTAAAGTGAAAGGTAAAGCCGACGGTAACCTAATTAATAGTACTGTCAAAGCCTTATTAAACTAA
- a CDS encoding GyrI-like domain-containing protein, which translates to MRKEIFSNVTISYMRRTGAYGPENAIMMEQLKSYLKTHQLLDYDTVILGIALDNPQEVSEDKLRYDVGVLVDDQNVIDGLEHRKLEDSTYAVFEVAHTVEGVQNFWANLADLTIGLKVDFQKPIIERYAFEKITQHLCEFGIPLVAE; encoded by the coding sequence ATGAGAAAAGAGATATTTAGTAATGTAACTATTAGCTATATGAGAAGAACTGGCGCGTATGGTCCAGAAAATGCCATCATGATGGAACAGTTAAAGAGTTATTTAAAAACTCACCAACTTTTAGATTATGATACAGTGATTTTAGGAATTGCTTTAGACAATCCACAAGAAGTTTCTGAAGATAAGTTAAGATATGATGTTGGCGTATTGGTAGATGACCAAAATGTCATTGACGGATTGGAACATCGTAAACTTGAGGATAGTACCTATGCAGTTTTTGAAGTGGCTCACACAGTAGAAGGTGTTCAAAATTTTTGGGCTAACTTAGCCGATTTAACAATTGGACTTAAAGTGGACTTTCAAAAGCCGATTATCGAAAGATATGCATTCGAAAAAATAACACAACATCTTTGCGAATTTGGTATTCCGTTGGTGGCTGAATAG
- a CDS encoding GNAT family N-acetyltransferase: MLIRALNLSDREVVEDLITQHVAEVGYVETEFNEELLQSSEDFWKRLGQEGYGYWGVEINQELVAIGGCRPLSEAQAQVGEIQHVYVKPAFRGRGIGAELLQKIIEEASQHYSRLYIETHHKLNKANRLFEHFGFKQIPYALTSHAPFEMDCWYVKEIGVPQATN; this comes from the coding sequence ATGTTAATTCGTGCGCTTAACTTGAGTGATCGTGAAGTTGTTGAGGATTTAATTACGCAACATGTGGCAGAAGTGGGCTATGTCGAGACAGAGTTTAATGAGGAACTTTTACAGTCAAGTGAGGATTTTTGGAAAAGGTTAGGTCAGGAAGGATATGGCTATTGGGGTGTTGAAATCAATCAAGAATTAGTGGCGATAGGTGGCTGTCGGCCATTAAGTGAGGCACAGGCACAAGTTGGTGAAATTCAACATGTATATGTCAAACCAGCTTTTCGAGGTCGTGGTATTGGCGCTGAATTGTTGCAGAAGATTATCGAGGAAGCGAGTCAACATTATTCAAGACTCTACATTGAAACTCATCATAAGCTGAATAAGGCGAATCGTTTGTTTGAGCACTTTGGGTTTAAGCAAATCCCTTATGCGCTAACCTCCCACGCCCCGTTCGAGATGGATTGTTGGTACGTGAAAGAAATTGGTGTGCCACAAGCAACCAATTGA
- a CDS encoding O-methyltransferase: protein MRNPMMHRPVVKQEIVDFMRNRQKQLTGPLREIQRVANENDVPIIPHETVVFLQFLLKQLKPKEILEIGAAIGFSSSLMSEYVVEGGHVTTIDRFDVMIRKARANYKALGLEDKITLLEGDAKDILPTLDKKYDFIFMDSAKSKYIEFLPYLLDCLEVGGVIMIDDVLQAGTILQPIEEIPRNQRTIYRKLNLLFDTVLEHPDLTSSLIPLGDGVLLITKDKEKIEL, encoded by the coding sequence TTGCGTAATCCAATGATGCACCGACCTGTAGTGAAACAAGAAATTGTCGATTTCATGCGAAACAGACAAAAACAATTAACAGGTCCTTTAAGAGAAATACAACGAGTAGCCAATGAAAATGATGTCCCGATTATTCCCCACGAAACAGTCGTTTTTTTGCAGTTTCTATTGAAACAATTAAAGCCAAAAGAAATTTTAGAGATTGGGGCAGCCATAGGTTTTTCAAGTAGTTTAATGAGTGAATATGTCGTTGAAGGCGGGCATGTGACGACAATTGACCGCTTTGATGTGATGATTCGTAAAGCAAGAGCTAACTACAAAGCGCTAGGATTAGAAGATAAAATCACGTTATTAGAAGGGGACGCGAAAGATATTTTGCCAACCTTAGATAAGAAATATGATTTTATCTTCATGGACAGCGCGAAGTCTAAATATATCGAGTTCTTGCCCTACTTATTAGACTGTTTAGAAGTTGGTGGCGTAATTATGATTGATGATGTTTTACAAGCCGGCACGATTTTACAACCAATCGAAGAAATTCCGCGTAACCAACGCACGATTTACCGTAAGTTAAACTTATTGTTCGATACGGTGTTAGAACACCCAGACTTAACAAGCAGTTTGATCCCATTAGGTGATGGCGTCTTGTTAATTACTAAGGACAAAGAAAAAATTGAATTATAA
- a CDS encoding SF0329 family protein yields the protein MVQMTWTKAKKQLKSLTCDSLQGRLDFHIINYRKAHDQLGRAVITLDKEEIFNMCTLTTEAKEFEKTLALSEYLNEDELEQNTSIELQQLAQQELAKEGVFAQYDFFEALARYFNESIEESLTSDHDLVKLLSLIDRRVGKRTLVKLADTIDTESALVQQFYYIRMKSENLA from the coding sequence ATGGTGCAAATGACATGGACTAAAGCAAAAAAACAACTGAAAAGTTTAACATGTGACAGCCTACAAGGACGGCTTGATTTTCATATTATTAATTACCGCAAAGCACATGACCAATTAGGACGAGCAGTTATTACGCTTGATAAAGAAGAAATATTCAATATGTGCACACTGACAACTGAAGCCAAAGAATTTGAAAAGACATTGGCACTTTCCGAATACCTAAACGAAGATGAGCTAGAACAGAACACTTCGATTGAGTTGCAACAACTTGCCCAACAGGAGTTAGCTAAAGAAGGTGTTTTTGCTCAATATGATTTCTTTGAAGCCTTAGCACGATACTTCAACGAATCGATTGAAGAGAGCCTAACTTCCGACCATGACTTAGTAAAACTCTTGTCTTTGATTGACCGACGTGTTGGCAAACGAACATTAGTTAAGCTAGCGGACACAATAGACACTGAATCCGCGCTCGTCCAGCAATTTTATTACATTCGCATGAAATCCGAAAATTTAGCGTAA
- a CDS encoding TetR/AcrR family transcriptional regulator, which translates to MEVVDEKVDPRILKTRKKLKEAFLELLSKKNINEINVKDLTTKASVTRGTFYLHFKDKSVFADEMMTQFIEDLLESSLVIDDKGVKRFSLQKFLEHVEAQPELLSTLLNDKEALCYREQFEEKLFNYISQYRHQMQASELTVPKSVLMNYLMFTFLGYVDGWLNEGKMYATHFMATTLVKILDSELLQEARLTDFFVC; encoded by the coding sequence ATGGAAGTTGTTGATGAAAAAGTTGATCCAAGAATATTAAAAACTAGAAAAAAATTAAAAGAGGCATTTCTAGAGCTGTTATCTAAAAAGAATATTAATGAAATCAATGTAAAAGATTTAACAACGAAAGCTTCTGTGACGCGTGGGACATTTTATCTGCATTTCAAAGATAAAAGCGTTTTCGCAGATGAGATGATGACGCAATTTATTGAAGATTTACTTGAAAGTTCACTGGTTATTGATGATAAAGGTGTGAAAAGATTTTCTCTACAAAAATTTTTAGAACACGTTGAAGCTCAACCAGAATTACTATCAACATTATTAAACGATAAAGAGGCATTATGTTATCGTGAGCAGTTTGAAGAAAAGTTATTTAATTATATAAGTCAGTACAGACATCAGATGCAAGCATCTGAGCTGACAGTGCCTAAAAGTGTATTAATGAATTACTTGATGTTCACTTTCCTAGGGTATGTTGATGGTTGGTTAAACGAAGGGAAAATGTATGCGACACATTTTATGGCAACAACGTTAGTGAAGATTTTGGATTCGGAATTATTACAAGAAGCTCGTTTAACTGATTTTTTTGTGTGTTAA
- the rplU gene encoding 50S ribosomal protein L21 → MYAIVKTGGKQYKVEVGQAIYVEKLDVEAGEKVVFDEVVLVGGETTKVGAPTIAGATVEGTVEKQGKQKKVVTFKYKPKKHTHRKQGHRQPYTKVMIDAINA, encoded by the coding sequence ATGTACGCAATCGTTAAAACAGGTGGTAAACAATACAAAGTTGAAGTGGGTCAAGCAATCTACGTTGAGAAATTAGACGTTGAAGCTGGCGAAAAAGTTGTATTTGATGAAGTTGTCTTAGTTGGTGGAGAAACTACTAAAGTTGGAGCTCCAACAATTGCTGGCGCAACTGTTGAAGGAACTGTTGAAAAACAAGGAAAACAAAAGAAAGTTGTGACTTTCAAATACAAACCTAAAAAACACACTCACCGTAAACAAGGTCACCGTCAACCATACACTAAAGTGATGATCGACGCTATCAACGCTTAA
- a CDS encoding ribosomal-processing cysteine protease Prp, whose protein sequence is MIKGTFKRNKENQAIEAFEISGHAGSGPYGSDIVCAAVSALTFSTVNGIAKLSQVEPLVDMDNDNEGYLYVTLKEDLSDKELEISQLLLENLLLGLQDIQNEYNQFVMIQVN, encoded by the coding sequence ATGATTAAAGGAACATTTAAACGAAATAAAGAGAATCAAGCAATTGAAGCTTTTGAAATTTCAGGTCATGCTGGATCAGGACCATACGGCAGTGATATTGTTTGTGCAGCTGTGTCTGCGTTAACTTTTTCAACTGTTAATGGTATTGCGAAACTTAGCCAAGTGGAACCTTTAGTTGATATGGATAACGACAATGAAGGCTATTTGTATGTGACGCTAAAAGAAGATTTGTCGGATAAAGAACTTGAGATTTCTCAACTCTTATTAGAAAATCTTTTATTAGGTTTACAAGATATCCAAAATGAATATAATCAATTTGTGATGATTCAAGTTAATTAA
- the rpmA gene encoding 50S ribosomal protein L27, whose amino-acid sequence MLTMNLQFFAHKKGGGSTANGRDSESKRLGAKRADGQTVTGGSILYRQRGTKIYPGANVGRGGDDTLYAKVDGVVRFERKGRDKKQVSVYPVAQ is encoded by the coding sequence ATGTTAACAATGAATTTACAATTCTTCGCCCACAAAAAAGGTGGTGGTTCTACAGCCAACGGACGTGATTCAGAATCAAAACGTCTTGGAGCTAAAAGAGCTGATGGACAAACTGTAACAGGTGGTTCTATCCTTTACCGTCAACGCGGAACTAAGATTTATCCTGGTGCTAACGTTGGCCGTGGTGGAGACGATACTTTATACGCTAAAGTCGACGGAGTTGTACGCTTCGAACGTAAAGGACGCGACAAAAAGCAAGTATCTGTATACCCAGTAGCTCAATAA
- a CDS encoding V-type ATP synthase subunit I: MAVTKMKKMTVITESKDKDTVLQTIQGLQNVEIRDIFADSLNHEWLAQYSEEMTVQDSLIKQQDLQIRLKKIEEILMFIEHHGDSKAKKQRLKRYETDLQTLETQYDEVSIETELDEIIGIKHQWLETTEKKESLLEEEAYLYKWQNLEVLPDEVTTPIKTMELGVLGSENWEEFESKMQHLSYIHLQNIYQDEKETYVAFVYLNDIQQAVIDICRSFSVKIEHYKEEVLPKEKLRAVKQEIVDNHQIRKRLTKMIGQKKALVQQIQLAEEAILAKLQREKVVQKAIKTEQLFVVQGWIGEPDIPCLSNHLMTVFPKDELYLTFEEPTALEIEKEVPTKLSNHRLVKPFEMLTEMYSLPKYDEIDPTPWFVPFFLVFFGMMVADVGYGLLMFVGTSLALKMMTFPRGTKRFMEFFKILAVPTMIWGGIYNSFFGVKMPYEPILSTTEDVITILLLSVIFGFIQIMMGLMLNAKENIRKKNYLAAVSEGFAWQGILIGIVISLLGKIILQQPALFTIGISLTIISAITILLSPLKGSHSKVKGLAKGAYNLYGLTSYIGDLVSYTRLMALGISGGSIAAAFNMLVNFMPPIARFSIGIILIIALHGLNIFLSLLGAYVHGARLQYVEFFGKYYQGGGKAFTPLKTSEKYVNIEQSNDNM, translated from the coding sequence ATGGCCGTCACTAAAATGAAAAAAATGACAGTGATAACAGAGAGTAAGGACAAAGATACTGTCTTACAAACAATACAAGGCTTACAAAATGTAGAGATAAGAGACATTTTTGCAGACTCGTTAAATCATGAATGGTTAGCTCAATATTCTGAAGAAATGACAGTTCAAGACTCTTTGATAAAACAACAAGACCTACAAATACGTCTAAAAAAAATTGAAGAAATATTAATGTTTATAGAACATCACGGTGATAGTAAAGCCAAAAAACAACGATTAAAACGCTATGAAACAGACCTTCAAACATTGGAAACGCAATACGATGAAGTTTCGATTGAAACAGAATTGGATGAGATTATTGGGATTAAGCATCAATGGCTAGAAACCACAGAAAAGAAAGAGAGTTTACTAGAAGAAGAAGCCTATTTATACAAATGGCAAAATCTAGAAGTGTTACCTGATGAGGTAACAACTCCAATCAAAACGATGGAATTAGGAGTTCTAGGTAGTGAGAACTGGGAAGAATTTGAAAGTAAAATGCAACACCTTAGCTATATTCATCTTCAAAATATTTATCAAGATGAGAAGGAGACGTATGTTGCTTTTGTTTACTTAAATGATATTCAACAAGCAGTGATTGATATTTGTCGATCGTTTAGTGTCAAAATAGAACACTATAAGGAAGAGGTACTTCCTAAAGAAAAGTTAAGGGCTGTTAAGCAAGAAATAGTAGACAATCATCAGATTAGAAAAAGATTAACCAAAATGATTGGTCAAAAAAAAGCATTAGTCCAACAAATACAACTGGCAGAAGAGGCTATTTTAGCAAAATTACAAAGAGAAAAAGTAGTACAAAAAGCCATTAAAACCGAGCAACTATTTGTTGTCCAAGGGTGGATAGGAGAGCCGGATATCCCCTGTTTATCGAATCACTTGATGACTGTTTTTCCAAAAGATGAACTTTATTTAACATTTGAAGAACCCACTGCGCTTGAAATAGAAAAAGAAGTTCCAACTAAGCTAAGTAATCATCGCTTGGTTAAACCGTTTGAAATGTTAACGGAGATGTATAGTTTACCTAAATATGATGAGATAGACCCAACGCCATGGTTCGTTCCTTTTTTCCTAGTCTTTTTTGGAATGATGGTTGCTGATGTAGGCTATGGTTTATTAATGTTTGTGGGGACATCATTGGCACTTAAGATGATGACCTTTCCTAGAGGGACTAAACGCTTTATGGAATTTTTTAAGATTTTAGCTGTTCCGACGATGATTTGGGGGGGAATTTATAATTCTTTCTTTGGTGTGAAAATGCCTTATGAGCCTATTCTATCGACAACTGAAGATGTTATTACAATTTTGTTGTTGTCTGTTATTTTTGGCTTCATTCAAATAATGATGGGACTCATGTTAAATGCAAAAGAAAATATTCGGAAGAAAAACTATTTGGCGGCTGTTTCAGAAGGTTTTGCTTGGCAAGGAATTTTGATTGGAATTGTCATTAGTCTTTTGGGGAAAATAATATTACAACAACCAGCACTCTTTACGATAGGAATTAGTCTAACCATTATTAGTGCCATAACCATTTTGTTATCGCCTCTTAAAGGTAGTCATTCAAAAGTAAAAGGATTAGCAAAAGGTGCCTACAATTTGTATGGTTTGACAAGTTATATTGGGGATTTGGTTAGCTACACGCGATTAATGGCATTAGGTATTTCTGGTGGTAGTATTGCCGCTGCGTTTAATATGTTAGTCAATTTTATGCCACCGATCGCTAGATTTAGCATTGGGATTATTTTAATCATTGCCTTACATGGTCTGAATATCTTTTTATCATTACTAGGCGCTTATGTTCATGGCGCACGATTACAATATGTGGAATTCTTTGGTAAGTATTACCAAGGTGGAGGAAAAGCGTTCACTCCACTAAAAACAAGTGAAAAATATGTCAATATCGAACAATCAAACGATAATATGTAA
- a CDS encoding V-type ATP synthase subunit K has product MMDFLINNNGGMIFAVLGMAVATIFSGIGSAKGVGMTGEAAAALSTTQPEKFGQALILELLPGTQGLYGFVIAFLIFINMDASMPLEQGLTLLGAALPIAFTGLFSGIAQGRVASAGIQILAKKPEHATKGIIYAAMVETYAILGFVISFLLVLNA; this is encoded by the coding sequence ATGATGGATTTTTTAATTAACAACAACGGTGGTATGATTTTTGCAGTATTAGGGATGGCAGTGGCTACTATCTTTTCAGGGATAGGTTCAGCTAAAGGCGTAGGTATGACTGGGGAAGCAGCAGCTGCTTTATCAACAACTCAACCAGAAAAATTTGGACAGGCCTTGATTTTAGAGTTATTACCAGGAACACAAGGGTTATACGGTTTTGTTATTGCGTTTTTAATCTTTATTAACATGGATGCTAGCATGCCTTTAGAACAAGGCTTAACGTTACTAGGTGCTGCTTTACCTATTGCATTTACTGGCTTATTCTCCGGAATTGCGCAAGGTCGAGTAGCTTCAGCAGGTATTCAAATTTTAGCTAAAAAACCAGAGCATGCGACTAAAGGAATAATTTATGCTGCTATGGTTGAAACGTACGCTATTTTAGGATTTGTTATTTCATTCTTATTAGTGTTAAATGCCTAA
- a CDS encoding ATPase V, with protein MDAIEKMIARMNEQAENERLLYKQKRLSEIEDKFNREQAFINQENEQQLKKQIQIVEKKYKQQRDRQQVVFRQEALHHKQEVLTRYFEEAIEKMNAWSQDDTQTFSEQLLQTIPLTTPMTIQVGELSRAYLNQDWVLRMNQQYNRQMRLLEEVIPKQAGFILNDHGVQYNFIFENLVKELQPTMGVELAKRLFD; from the coding sequence ATGGATGCTATTGAAAAAATGATTGCACGAATGAATGAACAAGCTGAAAATGAACGTCTGCTCTATAAACAGAAGAGACTAAGCGAAATTGAAGATAAATTTAATAGAGAACAAGCGTTTATTAACCAAGAAAATGAGCAACAATTAAAAAAACAAATACAAATCGTTGAAAAAAAATATAAGCAACAGCGTGATCGACAGCAAGTAGTATTTCGTCAAGAAGCCTTACATCATAAACAAGAAGTATTGACACGTTATTTTGAAGAGGCCATTGAAAAGATGAACGCTTGGTCACAGGATGACACACAGACTTTTTCAGAACAACTGTTGCAAACTATACCATTAACTACGCCAATGACTATTCAAGTGGGTGAACTATCACGAGCATATTTGAATCAGGATTGGGTGTTACGGATGAATCAGCAATATAACAGGCAGATGCGTTTGCTTGAGGAAGTAATTCCAAAACAAGCAGGCTTTATTTTAAATGATCATGGTGTTCAGTATAATTTTATATTTGAAAATTTAGTAAAAGAACTACAACCAACTATGGGCGTAGAATTGGCAAAGCGCTTGTTTGATTAA
- a CDS encoding V-type ATPase subunit, with product MTYHEINPLVRIKELELITKDEFERMIEAETMEQLASLLKDTHYSSYIYPGFEHEFEQNLNKEIEEEYREIIEIAPEKEVIWLYTMRYTFHNLKVLTKAKRLNKELNQLCIYDGFYSIETLKRAIQTGYSTQLPTTVAESIREVTLHLEESKVLQGIDVIYDRYFLKTQRELGETLGYPELLNEIISFIDLTNIETTARGILQKRNRNFMTGVLSSMGSISKESLLTFADNREGSFEAFIDFLHNSDYAQVIAPALLEGEIAFNLLGKLKDDYLTQHYEGAQTQAFGPLPLLALLNAKEIEIKNLRTLVIGKKCGFTTQQIRERMRRVNDL from the coding sequence CTGACCTATCATGAAATTAATCCGTTAGTTCGAATTAAAGAACTAGAATTAATTACAAAAGACGAATTTGAACGAATGATTGAAGCTGAAACGATGGAACAACTAGCTTCATTATTGAAAGATACCCACTATTCCTCTTATATTTATCCTGGTTTTGAGCATGAGTTTGAGCAAAATTTGAATAAAGAAATTGAAGAAGAATATCGAGAAATAATTGAAATTGCTCCTGAAAAGGAAGTTATATGGCTTTATACCATGCGTTATACGTTTCATAATTTGAAAGTCTTAACAAAAGCGAAGAGGTTGAATAAAGAACTAAATCAATTGTGTATTTATGATGGTTTTTATTCAATTGAAACGCTTAAGCGTGCCATTCAAACGGGGTATTCAACACAACTACCTACGACTGTTGCAGAAAGCATTAGAGAAGTCACGTTACATTTGGAAGAATCGAAAGTTCTTCAAGGAATAGATGTTATTTATGATCGATATTTTTTGAAAACACAAAGAGAATTAGGTGAAACGCTAGGATATCCAGAGTTATTAAATGAGATAATCAGTTTTATTGACTTGACGAACATCGAGACAACTGCTCGAGGTATCTTACAAAAAAGAAATCGAAATTTTATGACTGGGGTTTTATCTAGTATGGGTTCAATTTCTAAAGAGTCACTTTTAACCTTTGCGGATAATCGAGAAGGTAGCTTTGAAGCATTCATTGACTTTTTACATAATTCTGACTACGCACAAGTTATAGCTCCAGCGTTATTAGAAGGAGAAATTGCGTTTAATTTGTTAGGAAAATTAAAAGATGACTACTTAACACAACATTATGAAGGTGCCCAAACACAGGCTTTTGGTCCACTTCCGCTATTGGCGTTACTTAATGCCAAGGAAATCGAAATAAAAAATTTAAGAACTTTAGTAATTGGGAAAAAATGTGGCTTTACTACTCAACAAATTAGAGAAAGGATGAGACGAGTTAATGACTTATAA